A genomic segment from Tuwongella immobilis encodes:
- a CDS encoding sigma-70 family RNA polymerase sigma factor, translating into MDMLPPSSAPPPSDSQLLLELRAGEAKAFEAFVRRFCNPFFYVAKRILRNEEDTRDAVQEAFLLAFRALPQFDGRSQLSTWVHRIVLNVALKKYRTQQRHPEQSIESLLPHFVEDEHHEVGPQFFQSSVEAWVSREEQRAIIHEKINQLPESYRTVILLRDIEGLNTEETAELLEISTMLVKTRLHRARQALRTLLEPLFRKEQS; encoded by the coding sequence ATGGACATGCTCCCGCCCAGTTCGGCGCCACCGCCGAGCGATTCGCAGTTGCTGCTGGAATTACGAGCCGGCGAAGCCAAAGCCTTTGAAGCCTTCGTACGGCGATTTTGCAATCCGTTCTTCTACGTCGCCAAACGGATCTTGCGAAACGAAGAAGATACCCGCGACGCCGTCCAAGAAGCGTTCCTGTTGGCGTTTCGAGCGTTGCCCCAATTTGATGGCCGCTCGCAACTGTCCACCTGGGTGCATCGTATTGTGTTGAATGTGGCATTAAAGAAATACCGCACGCAACAACGCCACCCGGAACAATCGATCGAGTCGTTGTTGCCCCACTTTGTGGAAGATGAACATCACGAAGTCGGGCCGCAATTTTTTCAATCGAGTGTCGAAGCGTGGGTGAGCCGCGAAGAACAGCGTGCGATCATTCACGAGAAGATCAACCAATTGCCAGAAAGTTACCGCACCGTGATTCTGCTGCGTGATATTGAAGGCTTGAACACCGAAGAGACGGCGGAATTGTTAGAAATTTCGACCATGTTGGTGAAAACGCGGCTGCATCGCGCTCGACAAGCCCTGCGCACCTTGTTGGAACCGTTGTTTCGCAAGGAGCAATCATGA
- a CDS encoding phenylacetate--CoA ligase family protein, producing the protein MASDRSGRELDESQRFPRLTATGRDFLHQLREDPAAPRWNWPAGEQLDDAGLEQVRRFASHLQETPPLPPGQQPSWLGDFVAFCLAEVPFYRRRTPAGTPFAWIPSCSRDDLAPQVWAFVPDSQSLDSLICFSSSGVTGHPAKMPSSPATVACGIPLLEAAMRPAGVAFPRGAGRMALTNVAAFPEAYTTASVISYLDEAGYCRVNLDRSDWRNPDDPRQYLERWASPAILGDPVALEVLMGMDLRTAPQWIASCTTTLSPAFAEQLQRHFGCPVADVIALTEVGILASGQPGKHRILPPDVYVEILADQDEPCPPGVRGEVTLTGGRNPHAPLLRYRTGDVAALDWVDGWPTLIDFQGRRAVQYLLPDGRSVHSMAVARCLGQFALSQYRVFQAADGEIRVGLRGPAQPAEVFAALRELFGPQVKLVAEPLLPIRSGTIKVRAFESELDRRI; encoded by the coding sequence CCCGTTGGAATTGGCCAGCGGGGGAACAGCTTGATGATGCCGGGCTGGAGCAGGTGCGCCGGTTTGCGTCCCACTTGCAGGAGACGCCGCCACTTCCGCCGGGTCAGCAACCATCCTGGCTGGGCGACTTCGTTGCGTTCTGCCTCGCGGAAGTTCCGTTCTATCGCCGTCGCACGCCAGCGGGGACGCCGTTTGCGTGGATTCCGAGTTGCTCGCGGGATGATTTGGCACCGCAAGTTTGGGCGTTTGTGCCCGATTCGCAGTCGCTCGATTCGTTGATCTGTTTTTCGTCCAGTGGTGTGACCGGACATCCGGCGAAGATGCCCAGTTCGCCCGCGACGGTGGCGTGTGGCATTCCCCTGCTGGAAGCGGCGATGCGGCCTGCGGGCGTGGCGTTTCCGCGTGGGGCGGGGCGGATGGCGCTCACCAATGTGGCCGCCTTTCCCGAAGCGTATACCACCGCCAGTGTCATTAGTTATTTGGATGAGGCGGGTTATTGTCGGGTGAATTTGGATCGTTCCGATTGGCGGAATCCGGATGATCCGCGCCAGTATCTGGAGCGGTGGGCCAGTCCCGCGATTCTGGGCGATCCGGTGGCGTTGGAAGTGCTGATGGGCATGGATCTTCGGACGGCCCCGCAGTGGATTGCATCCTGTACCACGACATTATCGCCGGCGTTTGCGGAGCAGCTTCAGCGGCATTTCGGCTGTCCGGTGGCGGATGTCATCGCCTTGACGGAAGTGGGAATTCTCGCCAGTGGGCAGCCTGGAAAGCACCGCATTTTGCCGCCGGATGTCTATGTCGAGATTCTCGCCGATCAGGACGAGCCGTGCCCGCCTGGGGTGCGTGGGGAAGTGACGCTTACCGGTGGGCGGAATCCGCATGCGCCGCTGCTGCGGTATCGCACGGGGGATGTCGCTGCGTTGGATTGGGTCGATGGCTGGCCGACGTTGATCGATTTTCAGGGGCGTCGGGCGGTGCAGTATCTGCTTCCTGATGGTCGATCGGTGCATAGCATGGCGGTCGCACGCTGCTTGGGGCAATTCGCATTAAGCCAGTATCGTGTGTTTCAAGCGGCCGATGGGGAGATTCGCGTCGGACTGCGCGGCCCGGCCCAGCCTGCCGAGGTGTTTGCGGCGTTGCGAGAACTATTCGGACCGCAGGTGAAGTTGGTGGCCGAGCCGTTGTTGCCGATCCGAAGTGGAACAATCAAGGTGCGTGCATTTGAAAGCGAATTGGATCGAAGGATTTGA
- a CDS encoding cytochrome b/b6 domain-containing protein gives MPGRLHHKYPLWVRMTHWINGPVLLIMIWSGLLIYWAHDEYAIRIGDFTLVKFFPEWFYRVLHLERQLAVGLAWHFLFMWLFLLNGLVYFGFTFWSGAWRDLIPNRRTPRQALQTVLHDLRIRKEPPEMDGKYNGAQRLAYTGTLMMGIGSIVTGLAIWKPVQLGWITWMLGGYSLARVWHFMLVLGYVSFFLVHITQVIRAGWNHARAMITGYEYQSTPEQSA, from the coding sequence ATGCCGGGACGGCTCCATCACAAGTACCCGCTTTGGGTTCGGATGACGCATTGGATCAATGGTCCGGTGCTGCTCATCATGATCTGGAGCGGGTTGCTGATTTATTGGGCGCACGATGAATACGCCATTCGGATCGGTGATTTCACGCTGGTGAAATTCTTTCCCGAGTGGTTTTACCGCGTGCTGCATTTGGAACGGCAGCTTGCGGTGGGGTTGGCTTGGCACTTTCTGTTTATGTGGCTGTTCTTGCTCAATGGGCTGGTCTATTTTGGCTTCACGTTTTGGTCCGGGGCGTGGCGCGATTTAATCCCCAATCGCCGCACGCCTCGGCAAGCCCTGCAAACGGTGCTGCACGATCTTCGCATCCGCAAAGAACCCCCCGAGATGGACGGCAAATACAACGGTGCCCAGCGCCTGGCCTACACCGGCACGCTGATGATGGGCATTGGCTCGATTGTCACCGGGTTGGCCATTTGGAAGCCGGTGCAGTTGGGCTGGATTACCTGGATGTTGGGCGGATATTCGCTGGCCCGTGTGTGGCATTTCATGCTGGTGCTGGGCTATGTCAGCTTCTTTCTGGTGCATATCACGCAGGTGATTCGCGCGGGCTGGAATCATGCGCGGGCCATGATTACCGGCTACGAATATCAATCGACCCCGGAGCAATCCGCATGA
- a CDS encoding VOC family protein produces the protein MGRVKHFEIHVSNPEAAIAFYSKLLGWKFTKMEQMPYWMIETGPREEPGIDGGMLERPCPKPELNPALNAFVCTAEVSNLDDTMNEAVAMGAIVALPKMPIPGTGYVGYIIDPDGNTVGLFQPDHTVTMG, from the coding sequence ATGGGCCGCGTCAAGCATTTCGAAATTCATGTCAGCAATCCAGAAGCGGCGATCGCGTTCTACAGCAAATTGCTGGGCTGGAAGTTTACCAAGATGGAACAGATGCCGTATTGGATGATCGAGACCGGCCCACGCGAGGAGCCGGGCATCGACGGCGGCATGCTGGAACGCCCATGCCCCAAGCCCGAGCTAAATCCCGCGCTGAATGCCTTCGTCTGCACGGCGGAAGTCAGCAATCTGGATGACACCATGAACGAGGCGGTTGCCATGGGAGCTATCGTCGCGTTGCCGAAGATGCCGATTCCCGGCACCGGCTACGTTGGCTACATCATCGATCCAGATGGCAACACGGTCGGGTTGTTCCAACCGGATCATACGGTGACGATGGGCTGA
- a CDS encoding fatty acid desaturase family protein: MNSANASAKDADWGRIYPRLKVLMRTDNWTNIGYLALDVSLIAGLLTLGGWSWFAWRGGELGTLAFLAIALPVIALMGGMQHRLSGMAHEASHFSMFRNKFANDLVSDLLLMFPMLSLTQQFRRTHLDHHRFLNDAERDPDAVRLGNKRDGAFPMSKPRFWARYVWGCLWMPQLLRYVLQQGYNAGPMASSEKPLRNPYSLRTALVMLAVYWAVVMTSLWWFQLGPVFLLFWILPLVTSYSFFMQLREIAHHSNAPADGEMQASRIFKLHPLASAMIFPYGQDYHQTHHMFGILPHYHAAKAHAILMGYPPYRDGVVICQGYFFRRWGTTGPTVLDVLSQDHSQAPVDASVAIDSPRTHPSQLMLVE, encoded by the coding sequence ATGAACTCGGCGAACGCTTCCGCGAAGGATGCGGACTGGGGACGAATTTATCCGCGTTTGAAAGTGCTGATGCGGACGGATAATTGGACGAACATTGGGTATCTGGCGCTGGATGTCTCGCTGATCGCGGGATTATTGACGCTCGGTGGTTGGTCATGGTTTGCATGGCGTGGCGGTGAGTTGGGCACCCTCGCATTCCTGGCGATTGCGTTGCCGGTGATCGCGCTGATGGGTGGCATGCAACATCGCTTGTCGGGCATGGCCCACGAGGCGAGCCACTTTTCGATGTTCCGCAACAAATTCGCCAACGATTTGGTGTCGGACCTGCTGCTGATGTTCCCGATGTTGTCGCTGACGCAGCAATTTCGCCGCACGCATTTGGATCATCACCGATTTTTGAACGATGCGGAACGCGACCCCGATGCCGTGCGATTGGGCAACAAGCGCGACGGGGCATTCCCCATGAGCAAACCACGCTTCTGGGCACGCTACGTCTGGGGCTGCCTGTGGATGCCGCAACTGCTGCGCTATGTGCTGCAACAGGGGTACAACGCCGGGCCGATGGCGTCGAGCGAGAAGCCGCTGCGCAATCCGTATTCGCTTCGCACGGCGCTGGTCATGCTGGCGGTGTACTGGGCCGTGGTGATGACGAGCTTATGGTGGTTCCAACTCGGGCCGGTCTTCCTGCTGTTCTGGATTTTGCCGTTGGTGACGAGCTATTCATTCTTCATGCAGTTGCGGGAGATTGCTCACCATAGCAATGCCCCAGCGGACGGCGAGATGCAGGCCTCGCGGATCTTCAAGCTGCATCCGTTGGCCAGCGCCATGATCTTTCCCTACGGGCAAGATTACCATCAGACGCATCACATGTTCGGGATTCTGCCGCATTACCATGCCGCGAAGGCCCATGCGATTCTGATGGGATATCCGCCGTATCGAGATGGCGTGGTCATCTGCCAGGGGTATTTCTTCCGCCGCTGGGGGACCACCGGGCCGACCGTGCTGGATGTGCTTTCGCAGGATCATTCGCAAGCCCCGGTTGATGCATCGGTTGCGATCGATTCCCCGAGAACGCATCCGTCGCAACTGATGCTGGTGGAGTGA
- a CDS encoding molybdopterin-dependent oxidoreductase translates to MSEPTPTPVPPPTPTPTPAPAPQPAPVPNATSAMSAEAKSAGNSPMATGPDAALLEIRQRTRRSFLIGGAAVLSGFAGWNWLQSRADDAGIPWPFRRIHQANERLSRALYSQTHLAREYRADQAAVPRENGWIGWRDNLPDAAAWTIRVQRHDGQERVIRLAELAALPRVESITELKCVEGWSQIVRWGGVRLADVLTHFDLLPPDPARWQYLRLATPNEAYTVALDLPSAMHPQTLLCDQLNGEPLTEAHGAPLRLAIPTKYGIKNIKWLAKMAILDERPSDYWTDRGYDWFAGL, encoded by the coding sequence ATGAGCGAGCCGACACCCACGCCCGTGCCGCCGCCAACACCGACACCGACACCGGCACCTGCGCCTCAACCGGCACCTGTCCCCAATGCCACTTCCGCGATGTCGGCGGAAGCGAAGTCGGCGGGCAATTCGCCGATGGCAACTGGGCCCGATGCCGCACTGCTGGAAATTCGCCAACGCACGCGACGCTCGTTCCTGATTGGCGGAGCAGCGGTGCTATCCGGTTTCGCGGGGTGGAATTGGCTGCAATCGCGTGCCGATGATGCCGGGATTCCCTGGCCGTTTCGGCGGATTCACCAGGCCAACGAACGGCTCAGCCGGGCACTCTATTCGCAAACGCATTTGGCCCGAGAATATCGCGCAGATCAGGCGGCGGTGCCACGGGAAAATGGCTGGATCGGTTGGCGGGACAATCTGCCGGATGCCGCCGCGTGGACCATTCGCGTGCAACGTCACGATGGCCAAGAGCGGGTGATTCGTCTGGCGGAATTGGCGGCGTTGCCCCGAGTCGAATCGATTACCGAACTCAAATGCGTCGAAGGCTGGAGTCAAATTGTCCGCTGGGGAGGCGTTCGGCTGGCCGATGTGCTGACGCACTTCGACTTGCTCCCGCCGGACCCGGCCCGTTGGCAATATCTGCGGCTGGCCACTCCCAACGAGGCGTATACCGTCGCGCTCGATCTGCCCAGTGCCATGCATCCGCAAACGCTGTTGTGCGATCAACTCAACGGCGAACCGCTGACGGAAGCCCACGGCGCACCGCTGCGATTGGCCATTCCCACGAAGTACGGCATCAAGAATATCAAATGGCTGGCGAAAATGGCGATTCTGGATGAGCGGCCCAGCGACTATTGGACCGATCGCGGGTACGATTGGTTCGCCGGTCTCTGA
- a CDS encoding anti-sigma factor family protein: MNCREIAEFLNDYVAGTLPDAIHSEFEEHLALCPDCQAYLDGYRKTIALLGELSRAAAADAPPAPEDLIQAILAARQRH, encoded by the coding sequence ATGAATTGTCGTGAAATCGCCGAATTCTTGAATGATTATGTCGCCGGGACGCTGCCCGATGCGATTCATTCGGAATTCGAAGAACATCTCGCACTCTGCCCCGATTGCCAAGCCTATCTCGATGGCTATCGCAAGACGATTGCCCTCTTGGGGGAGTTGTCCCGCGCTGCCGCCGCCGATGCGCCCCCCGCTCCCGAAGATCTCATCCAGGCGATTCTCGCTGCCCGCCAACGCCACTGA